The Lycium barbarum isolate Lr01 chromosome 9, ASM1917538v2, whole genome shotgun sequence genome has a segment encoding these proteins:
- the LOC132611777 gene encoding uncharacterized protein LOC132611777, whose protein sequence is MAEYNWSLEADNIVLNRDNAHISSRLGELETTLSQLREEVDLVKTDAASLAERNRLLESESARYQERARVFEEKAERRARMCDDLKNKFKETADANDTLQAELQSAIQMQNVLGEGRDALEARLAKAEADLEEALKSVEVVEAQATIVAVCEK, encoded by the coding sequence ATGGCCGAATATAATTggagtctcgaagctgacaaTATCGTCCTTAACCGAGACAACGCTCATATTTCCTCGAGGCTTGGCGAGCTCGAAACCACCCTctcccaactccgggaggagGTGGACTTGGTGAAGACggatgctgcgagcttggccgagaggaatcggctgctcgaatccgAGAGTGCCCGATATCAAGAGCGTGCAAGGGTGTTCGAGGAAAAGGCGGAGAGGAGGGCCCGGATGTGTGATGATCTGAAAAACAAATTTAAGGAGACGGCTGATGCAAATGACACTctccaggccgagcttcaatcggccatccaaatgcagaatgtCCTTGGAGAGGGTCGGGATGCTTTGGAGGCAAGGCTAGCCaaggccgaggctgatttggaagaagctctGAAGAGCGTGGAAGTCGTCGAGGCTCAAGCCACTATTGTTGCCGTGTGCGAGAAATGA
- the LOC132610230 gene encoding transcription factor PIF1-like isoform X2: MNHSVPDFDMDDDYSIPTSSGLTRPKKSAMAEEGIMELLWQNGQVVMQSQNQRSLKKSTHIGNGVGGGDAVIPSDGREIRHVEETTTTTPVQHLFMQEDEMASWLHYDDSPFERDLYADLLYSTPSSTVTAAAPPQQQIRPPPPPPPAAPIATAAPRPPIPPSRRFQNFGHFSRLPRTRLEPANSSKRDATVADSNETPITVGQESRVSHIADNVVPAPAGNVTATTSTAIREPVPTCEVSVTSSPGGSGNSVSGSAEPPPPPGPPHKAADMAAAGDDRKRKGRETDNGEGGQNEDAEFESPDTKKQARGSTSTKRSRAAEVHNLSERRRRDRINEKMRALQELIPRCNKMMSMGCGMVPMMYPGMQQYMPPMGMGMGMGMGMEMGMNRPMVPYPPLLPGAAMQNAAAAAQMGPRFAMPPFHLPPVPVPDPSRMQASSQPDPMLNPLVAHNPNQPRLPNFNDPYQQFFGLHQAQIALQQNQAVEQPSNNKSSSSKEVGNPGNHQSG; encoded by the exons ATGAATCACTCTGTTCCGGATTTTGATATGGATGATGACTACTCTATTCCTACTTCTTCTGGTCTTACCAGACCTAAGAAATCTGCAAT GGCGGAAGAGGGAATCATGGAACTACTATGGCAAAACGGTCAAGTAGTTATGCAGAGTCAAAATCAAAGATCTCTGAAGAAAAGTACTCACATAGGCAACGGCGTTGGAGGTGGTGATGCGGTTATTCCTTCCGATGGAAGAGAGATCCGACATGTAGAGGAAACTACTACTACTACTCCAGTACAACATCTATTTATGCAGGAAGATGAGATGGCTTCATGGCTACACTATGATGATTCTCCCTTTGAACGTGATCTCTACGCTGATCTCCTTTATTCTACCCCGAGTTCCACTGTAACCGCTGCTGCGCCGCCGCAGCAGCAGATCCGTCCTCCTCCTCCTCCACCGCCAGCAGCACCAATCGCAACGGCTGCTCCTCGGCCGCCTATACCTCCTTCTAGAAGGTTCCAGAACTTTGGACACTTCTCTAGATTGCCTAGGACAAGGTTAGAACCTGCAAATTCGAGCAAAAGAGATGCAACGGTAGCGGATTCAAATGAAACTCCGATTACAGTAGGGCAGGAATCTAGAGTTTCACATATAGCCGATAATGTAGTACCAGCTCCCGCCGGGAATGTAACTGCGACTACATCAACTGCAATTAGGGAACCGGTGCCGACATGTGAGGTTTCGGTGACGTCATCACCAGGTGGCTCGGGAAATAGTGTAAGTGGAAGTGCTGAACCACCACCGCCACCAGGGCCGCCGCATAAGGCGGCAGATATGGCGGCGGCAGGGGATGATCGGAAACGTAAAGGAAGAGAAACGGATAACGGGGAAGGAGGTCAGAATGAG GATGCTGAATTTGAGTCTCCTGATACAAAAAAGCAAGCGCGTGGTTCAACATCTACAAAGCGATCTCGTGCTGCAGAGGTCCATAATCTTTCAGAAAGG AGACGTAGAGACAGAATAAATGAGAAGATGAGGGCTCTGCAGGAACTCATACCGCGCTGTAACAAG ATGATGTCCATGGGGTGCGGCATGGTCCCAATGATGTATCCTGGAATGCAGCAGTACATGCCGCCTATGGGAATGGGCATGGGTATGGGGATGGGTATGGAGATGGGCATGAACAGGCCAATGGTGCCATATCCACCTCTATTACCAGGTGCAGCGATGCAGAATGCAGCTGCAGCAGCACAAATGGGGCCTAGATTTGCTATGCCGCCATTTCATTTGCCACCAGTTCCAGTACCAGATCCATCAAGAATGCAAGCTTCAAGTCAGCCAGATCCAATGCTAAATCCACTTGTCGCACATAATCCGAACCAGCCTAGACTTCCGAATTTTAATGATCCATATCAGCAGTTTTTTGGTCTTCACCAGGCGCAAATCGCATTACAGCAG AATCAGGCAGTAGAACAGCCCAGTAACAATAAATCCAGCAGCAGCAAAGAAGTTGGAAACCCAGGGAATCATCAATCTG GTTGA
- the LOC132610230 gene encoding transcription factor PIF1-like isoform X1 — MNHSVPDFDMDDDYSIPTSSGLTRPKKSAMAEEGIMELLWQNGQVVMQSQNQRSLKKSTHIGNGVGGGDAVIPSDGREIRHVEETTTTTPVQHLFMQEDEMASWLHYDDSPFERDLYADLLYSTPSSTVTAAAPPQQQIRPPPPPPPAAPIATAAPRPPIPPSRRFQNFGHFSRLPRTRLEPANSSKRDATVADSNETPITVGQESRVSHIADNVVPAPAGNVTATTSTAIREPVPTCEVSVTSSPGGSGNSVSGSAEPPPPPGPPHKAADMAAAGDDRKRKGRETDNGEGGQNEDAEFESPDTKKQARGSTSTKRSRAAEVHNLSERRRRDRINEKMRALQELIPRCNKTDKASMLDEAIEYLKSLQLQVQMMSMGCGMVPMMYPGMQQYMPPMGMGMGMGMGMEMGMNRPMVPYPPLLPGAAMQNAAAAAQMGPRFAMPPFHLPPVPVPDPSRMQASSQPDPMLNPLVAHNPNQPRLPNFNDPYQQFFGLHQAQIALQQNQAVEQPSNNKSSSSKEVGNPGNHQSG, encoded by the exons ATGAATCACTCTGTTCCGGATTTTGATATGGATGATGACTACTCTATTCCTACTTCTTCTGGTCTTACCAGACCTAAGAAATCTGCAAT GGCGGAAGAGGGAATCATGGAACTACTATGGCAAAACGGTCAAGTAGTTATGCAGAGTCAAAATCAAAGATCTCTGAAGAAAAGTACTCACATAGGCAACGGCGTTGGAGGTGGTGATGCGGTTATTCCTTCCGATGGAAGAGAGATCCGACATGTAGAGGAAACTACTACTACTACTCCAGTACAACATCTATTTATGCAGGAAGATGAGATGGCTTCATGGCTACACTATGATGATTCTCCCTTTGAACGTGATCTCTACGCTGATCTCCTTTATTCTACCCCGAGTTCCACTGTAACCGCTGCTGCGCCGCCGCAGCAGCAGATCCGTCCTCCTCCTCCTCCACCGCCAGCAGCACCAATCGCAACGGCTGCTCCTCGGCCGCCTATACCTCCTTCTAGAAGGTTCCAGAACTTTGGACACTTCTCTAGATTGCCTAGGACAAGGTTAGAACCTGCAAATTCGAGCAAAAGAGATGCAACGGTAGCGGATTCAAATGAAACTCCGATTACAGTAGGGCAGGAATCTAGAGTTTCACATATAGCCGATAATGTAGTACCAGCTCCCGCCGGGAATGTAACTGCGACTACATCAACTGCAATTAGGGAACCGGTGCCGACATGTGAGGTTTCGGTGACGTCATCACCAGGTGGCTCGGGAAATAGTGTAAGTGGAAGTGCTGAACCACCACCGCCACCAGGGCCGCCGCATAAGGCGGCAGATATGGCGGCGGCAGGGGATGATCGGAAACGTAAAGGAAGAGAAACGGATAACGGGGAAGGAGGTCAGAATGAG GATGCTGAATTTGAGTCTCCTGATACAAAAAAGCAAGCGCGTGGTTCAACATCTACAAAGCGATCTCGTGCTGCAGAGGTCCATAATCTTTCAGAAAGG AGACGTAGAGACAGAATAAATGAGAAGATGAGGGCTCTGCAGGAACTCATACCGCGCTGTAACAAG ACAGACAAAGCTTCAATGCTAGATGAGGCAATTGAGTATTTGAAATCACTGCAATTGCAAGTACAG ATGATGTCCATGGGGTGCGGCATGGTCCCAATGATGTATCCTGGAATGCAGCAGTACATGCCGCCTATGGGAATGGGCATGGGTATGGGGATGGGTATGGAGATGGGCATGAACAGGCCAATGGTGCCATATCCACCTCTATTACCAGGTGCAGCGATGCAGAATGCAGCTGCAGCAGCACAAATGGGGCCTAGATTTGCTATGCCGCCATTTCATTTGCCACCAGTTCCAGTACCAGATCCATCAAGAATGCAAGCTTCAAGTCAGCCAGATCCAATGCTAAATCCACTTGTCGCACATAATCCGAACCAGCCTAGACTTCCGAATTTTAATGATCCATATCAGCAGTTTTTTGGTCTTCACCAGGCGCAAATCGCATTACAGCAG AATCAGGCAGTAGAACAGCCCAGTAACAATAAATCCAGCAGCAGCAAAGAAGTTGGAAACCCAGGGAATCATCAATCTG GTTGA